Part of the Streptomyces sp. NBC_01217 genome, TGGTCCGGGCCCGCGGGCTGTTCAGGTGCGTCTACAGGTCGAACTCGAGGGGCTCGATGTCCGTGAAATGGAACCACACGTGGTCGACGGTTCTATCTGGCTGCTCGGTCCCGATCGCTGAGTGGCCCCGCCGTCTGGGCTGGGGTGTCGTCGGTGGGCCGGTACAGGGGGCAGGCTCACCGCATCTTCAGTACTCCCTGCGGCTTCTGTCTTCCTTCTCAGAGGTGCTGCTGGATCCATACGACGGTGAGGCCGCCGGCGCCGGTGCCGAAGCCGTAGCAGAGGCCGCGCAGAGGAGTCCGGTGGCGGTGCGGCGGCGGGCGGCACAAGAGCGGGCCCCGGACCACCGTACGGACGAACCGGGTCCGGCACGAGGAGCCCCGCAGCGCATGGTGGTGCGCCCTCCAGGCCCACCCTCCGAGTAGCACCGCGAAGCTCGACGCGAAGACACTCTTCGACCTGGTGAAGCTCTCCTTCGGGGTGGTCACCGGGGCCGGAGCACTCGTTGCCCTGGTCGTCGCCTACCGCTGTTGAGAGCGGGCTCTACAGCCAGGCCTCGCTATTGGGATTCCAAGTGCCCTGAGCAGTGCCGCTCAGAAGAGGGTTGACGAAAACGGATGCGACCTCGGCCGCTTCGGGAAAGGTCGCACAGCCGTTCAGTCCCACTACCAACTTGGCCTGTCCTGGGTAGCCCTCGTGCCAGTCAGGTCCGGGGGTCTGGAAGGCATCGGGCAGGGCCAGGTGTGTGCCGCTGGCGCGGCGTCGTTCGGCCTCGCGGTCCAGCGCCCGGAGCGCGGCTTGACCTGGGACAGCTTCTTGCTGGCTGATGAGGAGAAGGTCCGCAAGGTCGCGGTAGCGGCTGGATCCGTGCTGGCCGTTGTCACCGTGCCGTTCGTACATGGCGCAGATCTTGTCGGCGACGTGGTCGACGACCGGATACAGGCGGACCTCGGGCCAGTCGACGGGCCATTCCAGATCGACAGCGGACTTGAGGGTGCGGACCTCGGGGTCGCCGGTGAGCGGGCGTCCGACGACGAGGTCGACCTTGATGGTCGCTACCTCGGCGGTACCGAGGTACACCTTGAAGTATTGAGCTCCGCCCCGCCCCTCTTCGGTGGCGTCGGTGTACTTGGTGGGTGCGTAGCGAAGGAAGTCGTTGAGGTCGAAGGTGGCAGCGTCGATGACCAGCTGCCGGACTTCGTCAGCGGTGAGGTCAAGGGCGGTGCTCTGGAGGTCGATGTCCTGGCTGAGGCGGGCCGCACCTCGATAGCGGACGAGGAGGGCCTGGCCGCCCTTGATGAGCCAGCCGCCCGGGTCCTTGCTGAAGACGCGGGCGGCAAGCCGGTTGAAGTAGAAGATCTTCATGAGGTCGCCCACGCTCATGCCCGTCTGCTTGGACATCTTTCGTGCCGACTGATTCAGAGCAGCTCTGAAGGCCGTAGCACTGGCGTAGGTTTTCCCCAAGTGGACTGCCCCCAGAAGTCAGTTGGAACAACTGATCCTACGCGGAGTCCTGTTTGCCGCTCATGCCTTTTTGAACATCTTCGGAAGCGCCCTGAGCTGGTTGGTCTGGCGGGCTCTCTCGGGCTGCACGATCGTTCGACGCACGTGCCTGCTCGATTGCCTGGCGAACCCTAGCGGCCGCGGCATTGGGGGCGTTCAGCCGCTCGATGGCGCGCCAGGAAGACGGCTGGGGCGCCGCGATCTGCTCACGGATCCGCCGCAGAGCCTCCTCCAGGCCAGCATTCGGCACCACCACCTGCTCACGGATCCGCCGCAGAGCCTCCTCCAGGCCAGCATTCGGCACCACCACCTGCTCATGGAGGACCCGCTGAACGGCCTGCCGAATCGCCTGGTCGGCAGTTAGATCCGGTCCGGCGGCGCTCTGGGCCATCAGCTCGATGGCGGTGGTGAACCCTTCCTCGCTGGCTCTGGCGACTTCCTGGGATCGCAGGCGTGCGCCGGCCTGGCTGACCAGGTGCTCGATGAGTTCGCCGCCTGTAGCCCGGGTGGGGAGGCCATAGGCGCGGGTGAAAGGCCGGACAGCTTCCTGCAGGTCTTCGATCGCGACGAGGTCGAGACGTTCCGCGTCGGCGATGACGCCGCCGACGTGACCGCCGTCAGTCTTGCTACGGAGCAGATCGAGGATGGTGCGCCGGGCGGTGGTGACCGGCAGCCCCTGAACGAGCGTGATGTCGGCCGACTCTAGCTGCGCTGTACGCAGGCGGACAAAGGGGTCAGTGGTCGTGCGGCGTCGGGGCACGCTGATCTCGGCCTTCGGGGCCGGGATATCTCCCAGACCGTGCAGCTGGCATGCGGAGGCATGGGAAACGACACCGGAATCCTCACCTCCCAGAGATCGTTCCGAGGCGAAGACAGCGGGTTGCAGGCGCAGCCAGGCCACCTTGATCTCAAGGTGCGGGGGGAATCCGGCCGCTTGCAGGAGGTAGACACCCCTGCCGACGTTCTCGAGCAGTCCGGCCTCGGCCAGACGCAGGAGCTGTACGGCAT contains:
- a CDS encoding nucleotidyl transferase AbiEii/AbiGii toxin family protein, which codes for MSKQTGMSVGDLMKIFYFNRLAARVFSKDPGGWLIKGGQALLVRYRGAARLSQDIDLQSTALDLTADEVRQLVIDAATFDLNDFLRYAPTKYTDATEEGRGGAQYFKVYLGTAEVATIKVDLVVGRPLTGDPEVRTLKSAVDLEWPVDWPEVRLYPVVDHVADKICAMYERHGDNGQHGSSRYRDLADLLLISQQEAVPGQAALRALDREAERRRASGTHLALPDAFQTPGPDWHEGYPGQAKLVVGLNGCATFPEAAEVASVFVNPLLSGTAQGTWNPNSEAWL
- a CDS encoding type IV toxin-antitoxin system AbiEi family antitoxin domain-containing protein; this translates as MDRGEQLRRIAEYAADQWGLITAAQAKRIGLNAVQLLRLAEAGLLENVGRGVYLLQAAGFPPHLEIKVAWLRLQPAVFASERSLGGEDSGVVSHASACQLHGLGDIPAPKAEISVPRRRTTTDPFVRLRTAQLESADITLVQGLPVTTARRTILDLLRSKTDGGHVGGVIADAERLDLVAIEDLQEAVRPFTRAYGLPTRATGGELIEHLVSQAGARLRSQEVARASEEGFTTAIELMAQSAAGPDLTADQAIRQAVQRVLHEQVVVPNAGLEEALRRIREQVVVPNAGLEEALRRIREQIAAPQPSSWRAIERLNAPNAAAARVRQAIEQARASNDRAARESPPDQPAQGASEDVQKGMSGKQDSA